One genomic window of Ignavibacteria bacterium includes the following:
- a CDS encoding inorganic phosphate transporter, with the protein MELFFPLFIIFLALVFDFYNGMNDAANSIATVVSTRVLKPFHAVLWAAFFNFVAAFVFGTDVAKTIGAGLIDGKIIDYKVIFSGLVGAIVVSSIATHRGLPISISHAIIGGMGGAAVMKQGFESLIMLGFTKVILFIFFAPMLGFVIAYIFSIITLWIVRNKPPRIVDKYFRKLQLVSAGLYSLSHGANDAQKTMGIITMVLALMAAGESGGIATKTFHVPFWVVITSHTVIAFGTLVGGWKVIKTLGMRMTKLNPFGGFSAETSAGLTIIGATIFGIPVSTTHTITGSIAGVGAVKSLSAVRWGVARIIVWAWVLTIPLSASVSAGTYWVFIKVLHLF; encoded by the coding sequence ATGGAATTATTTTTTCCCCTCTTTATTATCTTTCTTGCACTTGTATTCGATTTCTATAATGGAATGAACGATGCTGCGAATTCAATTGCGACAGTTGTTTCTACAAGAGTTCTTAAACCATTTCACGCTGTCTTATGGGCGGCATTTTTTAATTTTGTCGCTGCATTTGTTTTTGGAACTGATGTTGCTAAAACTATCGGTGCGGGTTTGATCGATGGCAAAATAATAGATTATAAAGTTATTTTCTCCGGACTTGTTGGCGCAATTGTTGTTTCATCTATCGCAACACATAGAGGTTTACCGATCAGCATTTCACATGCGATTATTGGTGGAATGGGTGGAGCCGCAGTAATGAAACAAGGATTTGAATCTCTCATAATGTTAGGATTTACTAAGGTTATTTTATTCATTTTCTTTGCACCGATGCTTGGATTTGTGATTGCTTATATATTCTCGATTATTACCTTGTGGATTGTTAGAAACAAACCTCCACGAATAGTTGATAAATATTTTAGGAAACTGCAGTTAGTTTCTGCAGGATTATACAGTTTAAGCCACGGCGCAAACGATGCTCAAAAAACGATGGGTATCATAACAATGGTTTTAGCATTAATGGCAGCTGGTGAATCTGGAGGAATAGCAACGAAAACTTTTCATGTTCCATTTTGGGTAGTGATCACAAGTCATACTGTAATAGCTTTTGGAACGTTAGTCGGCGGTTGGAAAGTCATCAAAACTCTCGGTATGCGGATGACAAAATTAAATCCATTCGGTGGTTTCAGTGCAGAAACTTCTGCAGGATTAACAATAATCGGTGCAACAATTTTTGGAATTCCTGTAAGTACAACTCATACAATCACCGGTTCGATCGCTGGTGTTGGTGCAGTTAAAAGTCTTTCTGCAGTAAGATGGGGAGTTGCGAGAATTATAGTTTGGGCTTGGGTATTGACAATTCCGCTTTCAGCTTCTGTGTCTGCTGGAACATATTGGGTGTTTATAAAAGTTTTACATTTGTTTTGA